A part of Verrucomicrobiaceae bacterium genomic DNA contains:
- a CDS encoding PepSY domain-containing protein, whose amino-acid sequence MNPRTIRKLHRWLGLFFSISVLLAAGSGVIHNVMTRTQAPPPQAKPSGGGMDVNAIRISVAEATAKLGNPSPAVQAVNLRGIGGQPWYQIYTPESKTPHYISAVDGRVDAAQDEAYAAEIARGFLAGSEVKKTDYLTAFNTEYLNIFRILPVYRFDTGDALDTRVYVSTTTGSVTRHTDRQRQLEATIFTNFHKLGFIRDKDTRDFVLTVLTAGTAVVALLGIALFFVTRPRSRG is encoded by the coding sequence ATGAATCCCCGCACCATCCGCAAGCTCCACCGCTGGCTCGGCCTCTTCTTCAGTATCTCCGTCCTCCTGGCCGCTGGCAGTGGGGTGATTCATAACGTCATGACACGCACGCAGGCCCCGCCACCGCAGGCGAAGCCCTCCGGCGGTGGCATGGACGTGAACGCCATCCGCATCAGCGTCGCAGAAGCCACTGCCAAGCTCGGAAACCCCTCACCCGCCGTGCAAGCCGTGAATCTGCGCGGCATCGGTGGCCAGCCCTGGTATCAAATCTACACCCCAGAGTCGAAGACACCGCACTACATCAGCGCCGTAGATGGCCGTGTCGATGCCGCCCAAGATGAAGCCTACGCGGCGGAGATCGCACGCGGCTTCCTCGCAGGCTCCGAGGTGAAAAAAACCGACTACCTCACCGCCTTCAACACCGAGTACCTGAACATCTTCCGCATCCTGCCCGTGTATCGCTTTGATACCGGCGACGCTCTCGACACCCGCGTCTATGTCAGCACCACCACCGGCAGCGTCACACGCCACACCGATCGCCAGCGCCAGCTCGAAGCCACCATCTTCACGAACTTCCACAAGCTCGGCTTCATCCGTGACAAAGACACCCGTGACTTCGTCCTCACCGTGCTCACCGCAGGCACCGCAGTCGTCGCGCTGCTCGGCATCGCGCTCTTTTTCGTCACGCGTCCGCGCTCACGCGGATGA
- a CDS encoding right-handed parallel beta-helix repeat-containing protein has translation MKLFLCLALLTTITFADDSAKLAALLAKSGVVTIPAGDYHLDGTQPIPLRSNTTIMAHGARFLLPESLPDKARVVLFAGENIAHFAWHGGEFIGHVFDPAKKDNTWEPNANTKGIEITTTIAGGTHDILFRDVKSNGIAAAVIGVHGKYGTKSESEVEHYAERVTLDSCTLLRSGKFMWDYGYLWQIMTFPESYQPWEVERAKKYFRTDLIREVAFSGDLVKFDNTIKPIAISATDEPKEALTFMGNELPKNILRGQQYFVAESTPTHIKIAEKPGGAPIRFTSDGSGTLAFNISATYLSAYAPTGSGPGKGTFDIVGARDVRVTGCQLSAIGDTMHIQRCKNIVFANNHILGSRMGAFFLAEYCQNASITGNLVDGTNGSRVISVEKSCTDVTMTGNTFRGGGRGAWINQPVNFIMTGNVFINNTTKNDPDPRLGRIAFQTAQPGHFPELYFTLYEPGATYGPIIVKDNIFHLGPHCPEEAVTFAPNGHDLVFTGNTFQNKPATIVVDPTCTRGTIEGNLGAKTVKKPVDFNHGRR, from the coding sequence ATGAAGCTCTTTTTGTGCCTCGCTCTCCTCACCACCATCACCTTTGCCGATGACTCGGCAAAACTCGCCGCTCTGCTCGCAAAAAGTGGCGTCGTGACCATCCCTGCGGGCGATTACCATCTCGATGGCACTCAGCCGATCCCCCTGCGATCAAACACCACCATCATGGCCCACGGCGCACGCTTCCTCCTGCCGGAGTCGCTGCCGGACAAAGCTCGCGTAGTGCTTTTTGCCGGGGAAAACATCGCGCACTTCGCATGGCATGGCGGCGAGTTCATCGGGCATGTCTTTGACCCCGCGAAGAAGGACAACACCTGGGAACCGAACGCCAACACCAAAGGCATCGAGATCACCACCACCATCGCAGGCGGCACGCACGACATCCTTTTCCGCGATGTGAAATCCAACGGCATAGCCGCCGCCGTCATCGGCGTGCATGGCAAATACGGCACGAAAAGCGAGAGCGAAGTCGAGCACTACGCCGAGCGTGTCACTCTCGATAGCTGCACCCTGCTGCGCAGCGGCAAGTTCATGTGGGACTACGGCTACCTGTGGCAAATCATGACCTTCCCCGAGTCCTACCAGCCCTGGGAAGTCGAGCGGGCCAAAAAATACTTCCGCACCGATCTCATTCGCGAGGTGGCCTTCAGCGGCGACCTCGTGAAGTTCGACAACACCATCAAACCCATCGCCATCAGCGCCACCGATGAGCCGAAAGAGGCGCTAACCTTCATGGGCAATGAATTGCCGAAAAACATCCTTCGCGGCCAGCAATACTTCGTCGCCGAGTCCACCCCCACGCACATCAAAATCGCCGAAAAACCCGGCGGAGCGCCGATTCGCTTCACAAGCGACGGTAGCGGCACTTTGGCCTTCAACATCAGCGCCACCTACCTTTCCGCCTATGCCCCGACCGGCAGCGGACCCGGCAAAGGCACCTTCGACATCGTCGGCGCACGCGATGTGCGTGTCACGGGCTGCCAGCTCAGCGCCATCGGCGACACCATGCACATCCAGCGCTGCAAAAACATCGTCTTCGCCAACAACCATATCCTCGGTAGCCGCATGGGAGCCTTCTTTTTGGCCGAGTATTGCCAAAACGCCTCCATCACCGGCAATCTCGTCGATGGCACCAATGGCAGCCGCGTCATCAGCGTCGAGAAAAGCTGCACGGATGTCACCATGACCGGCAACACCTTCCGTGGCGGCGGTCGCGGCGCCTGGATCAACCAGCCCGTAAACTTCATCATGACCGGCAACGTCTTCATCAACAACACCACCAAAAACGACCCCGACCCACGCCTCGGTCGCATCGCCTTCCAGACCGCGCAGCCTGGCCACTTCCCCGAGCTCTACTTCACCCTCTACGAGCCCGGAGCCACCTACGGCCCCATCATCGTGAAGGACAACATTTTCCACCTCGGCCCCCATTGCCCCGAAGAAGCCGTCACCTTCGCCCCCAATGGCCACGACCTCGTCTTCACCGGCAACACCTTCCAAAACAAGCCCGCCACCATCGTCGTCGATCCCACCTGCACGCGTGGAACCATCGAAGGCAATCTCGGCGCAAAGACCGTAAAGAAGCCCGTCGATTTCAATCACGGGCGGCGGTGA
- a CDS encoding CPBP family intramembrane metalloprotease has translation MGKWAQAWLSGSSLRDLGITQWLLDEIRRASFTRYFNRAVLVLALGLLWPLMRLIRLDRRVWPPLVPVGTGIKEALTGFALAAGLLFGLGLLFIQSGVYQLKADAAWLRLAPHLTAALGAGIIEELFFRGALLGILLRSMSTRQAFCWCTFIFAIVHFLRPPESWQLADEAVRWHSGFAVLSQLFSGFGDWRFFVAEFLTLTAVGAVLAFARLRSGRLWLPIGLHAGWVFGLKYCMALTLPTALITSGQSLPWIGANLKIGLAPFATVLFTGFIVSRLQKKPPHSITLT, from the coding sequence TTGGGGAAATGGGCTCAGGCATGGCTCAGCGGCTCCTCGCTGCGTGATCTAGGCATCACGCAGTGGCTGCTGGATGAGATCCGCCGCGCTAGCTTCACTCGCTACTTCAACCGGGCCGTGCTCGTGCTCGCGCTGGGGCTACTGTGGCCGCTCATGCGGCTCATCCGGCTGGATCGGCGTGTGTGGCCTCCGTTGGTGCCTGTGGGCACTGGGATCAAAGAAGCGCTCACCGGCTTCGCACTCGCGGCGGGGCTGCTTTTTGGCCTGGGGCTGCTTTTTATCCAAAGTGGCGTGTATCAGCTCAAAGCGGACGCGGCTTGGCTACGGCTCGCGCCGCATCTCACGGCCGCATTGGGCGCAGGAATCATCGAAGAGCTGTTTTTTCGCGGCGCACTGCTCGGCATCCTGCTTCGCAGCATGAGCACGCGGCAGGCTTTTTGCTGGTGTACCTTCATTTTTGCCATCGTGCACTTTTTGCGTCCACCAGAGAGCTGGCAGCTCGCGGATGAGGCTGTGCGCTGGCATAGCGGATTCGCCGTGCTAAGTCAGCTCTTCAGCGGCTTTGGCGACTGGCGCTTTTTCGTGGCAGAATTCCTCACGCTGACCGCTGTGGGGGCTGTTTTGGCCTTTGCTCGGCTGCGCAGTGGCCGTCTGTGGCTGCCCATCGGCCTGCATGCGGGTTGGGTCTTTGGTTTGAAGTATTGCATGGCCCTCACCCTGCCCACCGCGCTCATCACCAGCGGCCAGAGCCTGCCCTGGATCGGCGCGAACCTCAAAATCGGCCTCGCACCATTCGCGACGGTACTTTTCACTGGCTTCATCGTGTCGCGGCTCCAAAAGAAGCCGCCTCACTCGATCACTCTCACATGA